The DNA sequence ATCGAGCCGAGCCCCTGACTGAACACCTGGTTGGACGGCGCGTAGTCCAGCAGGTGGTCACCCTCGACCGCGCCCAGCAGGCCACGCCGGTAGTCGGCGATGACCAACCGCGCCTGCGCCGGCGTGTACCGCTCGGCGATCCCCCGGGCGATCAGCCGCAACAGGTTCGTCTTGCCGCACTCGGCGTCGCCGAAGACGGTCAGGTGCGGCTCGCCCGCCAGGTCCAGGTGGACCGGGGCCAGCGCCGACTCGTTCACCCCGATCGGGATGCCCGGGGCGGCCCGGTCGACCACGGAGGCCAGCTCGCCGACCGTGAGCCGACGCGGCAGCAACCGGACCTTCGGCGCCGGCCGGCCCGGCCAGTTCGCCGCCACGTGCCCGACCAGCGCGACCGACGCCTCGGCCAGGTCCTCGATGTCGCGCTTGCCGTCGATCCGCGAGACCGCGGTCAGGAAGTGCAGCTTGTCGCGGGTCAGGCCACGACCCGGCGCACCGACCGGCACGTTCTGCGCGGCCCGCCGGTCGATCTCCGACTCGGCCGGGTCACCGAGCCGCAGCTCCAGCTTGGTGCCGAGCAGGTCCCGCATGCTGATCCGGATCTCCGCCCAACGCACCGCCGTGACCACCACGTGTACGCCGAAGCCCAACCCCCGGTTGGCCAGGTTGGTGATGGTCTGCTCCAGCTCCTCGTACTCCTGGCGCAGCGTGTTCCAGCCGTCCACGACGAGGAAGACGTCCCCGAACGGGTCGTCGGCGAACTCCCCGGCGGCCCGCCGCCGGCGGTAGCTCGCCACCGAGTCGATGCCGTGCTGGGTGAACCGGTTCTCCCGCTCGTCGAGCACGGCGACCACCTCGGCCACCGTCCGGCGCACCGCCTCGACGTCGCGCCGGCCGGCGACGCCCGAGACGTGCGGCAGCCCGTCCAGGCTGCGCAGCGCGCCGCCGCCGAAGTCGAGGCAGAAGAACTGCACCTCGCGCGGCGTGTGGGTGAGCGCCAGGGAGGCCAGCAGTGAACGCAGCATGGTGCTCTTGCCACTGAGCGAGGCGCCCACGATCACCACGTTGCCGCCGGCGCCGGCGAGGTCCACCATCATCGGGTCGCGGCGCTGCTCGTACGGCCGGTCCACGACGCCCACCGGGACGGCCAGCCGGCCGCGCCCCGACCACTGGGCGGTGGTCAGGCCGAACGTCGGGTGCACGCTCAACGCCGGCAGCAGCTCGGCCAGCCCGGACGGCTCGGCCAGCGGCGGCAGCCAGACCTGGTGCGCCGGACGGCCGCGGCCCTTGAGCTGACCGATCAGCACGTCCAGCATCGCCACCGTCTTGCCGTCGCCGGTCTGCTCCGGCTCCGCCGCGGTCTCCGCCGCGGTCGGCAACGCCGGCGCCGGCACGTAGTCGACGCCGTACGGCACGATCCGGCGCTGCACCTGCGCCCGGGTGGAGCGCTGCACCTGCCCCGGCGCCCGGTACGGGCCGGAGACGTAGGCCGCGCGGAACCGCAGCATGGTGGCGGTGTCGGTCTTGAGGTAGCCGTGACCGGGCGCGTTCGGCAGCTCGTACGCGTCCGGCACGCCCAGCACGATCCGGCTCTCCACCGCCGAGAACGTCCGCAGGCCGATCCGGTACGACAGGTGGGTGTCCAGCCCGCGCAGCTTGCCCTCCTCCAGCCGCTGCGAGGCGAGCAGCAGGTGCACGCCGAGCGACCGGCCGAGCCGGCCGATCATCACGAACAGGTCGATGAAGTCCGGCTTGGCGGCCAGCAGCTCGGAGAACTCGTCGCAGATGATGAGCAGGCTGGGCATCGGCTCCAGCGACTCGCCGGCCGCCCGCGCCTTCTCGTAGTCGTACCGGGAGACGTAGTTGCCGGCCGCCCGCAGCACCTCCTGCCGCCGGTTCATCTCGCCGGCCAGCGCGTCGCGCATGCGGTCGACCAGCGGCAGCTCGTCCGACAGGTTGGTGATCACGGCGCTGGTGTGCGGCAACGCGTCGAGCGAGGCGAACGTGGCACCGCCCTTGAAGTCGACCAGGACGAAGTTCAGCTCCTCCGACGAGTGCGTCACGGCCAACGCGCCGACCACGGTGCGCAGCAGCTCGCTCTTGCCGGAGCCGGTCGCGCCGATGACCAGGCCGTGCGGGCCCATGCCCTCGTGCGCGGACTCCTTGAAGTCCAGCTCGACCACGTTGCCGTCCGGCCCCAGGCCGAGCGGGATGCGCAGCCGGTCCCGGTGGCTGCGGGGACGCCACGTCTGCCGGGTGTCCACGGTGGCCGCGTCGCCGACGCCGAGCAGGTCGGGCAGCTCCATGCTGCGGGCCAGCGGCTCGTCGGTGCTGGCGCCCTGCTGCTGCGAGAGCCGGAACGGCGCGATCTGCCGGGCCAACCCCTCGGCCGCCGGCAGGGCCAACCGGTCCGGCCGGCCGAGCCGGGGCGCGTTGGCGGCGCCGATCAGGCCGAGCCCGGTGCCGTCGCCGACGTCCAGGCCGAGCAGCCAACGCCCGGCGTCCCGCGGCACCGCGCCGGACAGGTCCACCACCGTGGTGCCGAGCAGCCCCGCCCCGGTCAGCGCGCAGGTCGCCGACACCTCACCGCCGTCGAGCACGACCACCACGTGCGGTGCGGTGGTGAGCGGCTTCGCCTCGGGGGCGAACCGGGGACGGCCACCCAGCTCGTGGGCGAGCGCCGACTCCGCCTCGGCCAGACCGGCGAAGACCATCCGGCGCGCGCCCGCCGCGTCCGTACGCCCCGGGTGCTGGGCGTGCGGCAGCCACTTGACCCAGTCCCAGACCGGCTGCCGGTCCGGCGCGGCCACCACGACCACCAGCAGGTCCTCCGGGGCGTGGAACGTCACCAACTGGCCCAGCGCGGCCCGCGCCAGGTCGAGCACCGGCTCCCGGTCGCCGCGCAACGCGACCCGGCTGAACGCCCGCAGCGACAGCGCGGTGGGCAGGTCCGGCACGCTGGAGTGGGCGCGGACGAACCGGCGCAGCGCGATCGCGCTCATCGGCTCCAGGTCCTCCACCGGCTTCGTCTCCGGCGGCACGATCTCCACCGCCAGCCGCTGCGGGCCGAGCGCGATGCGCACCTCGCCGAAGTCGTCCTCGGTGGGCCGCCGCTCCCACCGCCGGCGCGAGGCGGCGATCGACCAGAGCGCGTCCGGCTCCGGGTGCCGCCAGGTCATCGCGGCGCGCTGCTGCTCGGCCGCCCGCCGGGTGCGCTTGCGCATCTGCGCCAGGTAGCGCATGTAGTCGCGGCGCTGGGCGTTCAGCTCGGCCTTGTCGTTGCCACCGTTGCCGAGCGTGCCGAGCGCCATGCCCAACATGGACACCCCGAACAGGCCGCCGGCCACGTAGGTCATCATGCCGCCGCCACGGCCGGCGTAGAGGAAGGCCATCGCGCCGACGCCGCAGAGCATCGGCAGGATCATCAGCACCTGCCCCATGCCCTTGGCCGTCGGCTCCGGCAGCTCGGGCGGGGACTCCAGCAGCACCTCACCGCGCGGCATCGCCGGCCCCGGTTGACGCGGTGGCCGGCGGAACACCACCGTACTCACGGCTCTCCCCTCCCCAGAAGGTCCGCCACCGCCGGCGAGCGTCGGGTGGGCGACCTGTGCGACCGCCATCGTAGGTAATCTCCCGGGGGCGTCGTGGACCCCTGGGGACGACGTCGACGGCCGGGTGGATCGTAGGCGAGCACGAGGAGGCCACTGTGGCGACGAAGGCGGCGACCGGCGGGCTGAGCCGGATCACCATCGTGGCGCCACGGACC is a window from the Micromonospora sp. DSM 45708 genome containing:
- the eccCa gene encoding type VII secretion protein EccCa; the protein is MSTVVFRRPPRQPGPAMPRGEVLLESPPELPEPTAKGMGQVLMILPMLCGVGAMAFLYAGRGGGMMTYVAGGLFGVSMLGMALGTLGNGGNDKAELNAQRRDYMRYLAQMRKRTRRAAEQQRAAMTWRHPEPDALWSIAASRRRWERRPTEDDFGEVRIALGPQRLAVEIVPPETKPVEDLEPMSAIALRRFVRAHSSVPDLPTALSLRAFSRVALRGDREPVLDLARAALGQLVTFHAPEDLLVVVVAAPDRQPVWDWVKWLPHAQHPGRTDAAGARRMVFAGLAEAESALAHELGGRPRFAPEAKPLTTAPHVVVVLDGGEVSATCALTGAGLLGTTVVDLSGAVPRDAGRWLLGLDVGDGTGLGLIGAANAPRLGRPDRLALPAAEGLARQIAPFRLSQQQGASTDEPLARSMELPDLLGVGDAATVDTRQTWRPRSHRDRLRIPLGLGPDGNVVELDFKESAHEGMGPHGLVIGATGSGKSELLRTVVGALAVTHSSEELNFVLVDFKGGATFASLDALPHTSAVITNLSDELPLVDRMRDALAGEMNRRQEVLRAAGNYVSRYDYEKARAAGESLEPMPSLLIICDEFSELLAAKPDFIDLFVMIGRLGRSLGVHLLLASQRLEEGKLRGLDTHLSYRIGLRTFSAVESRIVLGVPDAYELPNAPGHGYLKTDTATMLRFRAAYVSGPYRAPGQVQRSTRAQVQRRIVPYGVDYVPAPALPTAAETAAEPEQTGDGKTVAMLDVLIGQLKGRGRPAHQVWLPPLAEPSGLAELLPALSVHPTFGLTTAQWSGRGRLAVPVGVVDRPYEQRRDPMMVDLAGAGGNVVIVGASLSGKSTMLRSLLASLALTHTPREVQFFCLDFGGGALRSLDGLPHVSGVAGRRDVEAVRRTVAEVVAVLDERENRFTQHGIDSVASYRRRRAAGEFADDPFGDVFLVVDGWNTLRQEYEELEQTITNLANRGLGFGVHVVVTAVRWAEIRISMRDLLGTKLELRLGDPAESEIDRRAAQNVPVGAPGRGLTRDKLHFLTAVSRIDGKRDIEDLAEASVALVGHVAANWPGRPAPKVRLLPRRLTVGELASVVDRAAPGIPIGVNESALAPVHLDLAGEPHLTVFGDAECGKTNLLRLIARGIAERYTPAQARLVIADYRRGLLGAVEGDHLLDYAPSNQVFSQGLGSIRSALQNRLPGPDVTTAQLRDRSWWKGPELYILVDDYDLVASGGSNPLSALHELLPQARDIGLHLIVTRRVGGVARALYEPVLQRLRELDSPGLLMSGSREEGAVFGNLRPSPQPPGRGTLVRRRDGQQLIQTAWTEPA